In Candidatus Marinimicrobia bacterium CG08_land_8_20_14_0_20_45_22, a single window of DNA contains:
- the rfaE1 gene encoding D-glycero-beta-D-manno-heptose-7-phosphate kinase produces MTMKELFQNFKKLNILVVGDLILDNYIWGSVKRISPEAPVPIVTVNRRENRIGGAGNVAANLASLKVNVTIAGVCGEDKNAEILSDLFDQEKIRPFLIQTPSRKTTTKSRVIAQRQQLLRIDEEDTEPVKKDVARKLISQISSVKENFDGVILSDYAKGLLSEDFIQEMLNLFKNKPVIIDPKGFNYRKYHGATTIKPNFREFAAAIRHPELTQDEMDDYARKLVKDLNLKGIVVTLGEDGVYILNDKSESLRIPTKAKEVYDVSGAGDTFIASFTAGLILSGDWFTAAKAGNLASGVVVGKIGTATTTIEEMFNHIDLYG; encoded by the coding sequence ATGACTATGAAAGAACTCTTTCAAAATTTTAAAAAACTCAACATACTTGTTGTTGGCGACCTGATCCTCGATAACTACATTTGGGGAAGCGTCAAACGGATTTCGCCCGAAGCGCCAGTCCCGATCGTCACCGTCAATCGTCGGGAAAACCGAATCGGCGGCGCGGGGAATGTCGCGGCGAATCTCGCTTCGCTGAAAGTCAACGTGACTATAGCCGGTGTCTGCGGCGAAGACAAAAACGCCGAAATCCTTTCGGATTTATTCGATCAGGAAAAAATTCGCCCGTTCCTGATCCAGACGCCAAGCCGGAAAACGACGACAAAATCCCGCGTCATCGCACAGCGTCAACAACTGCTCCGCATCGACGAAGAAGACACGGAACCGGTCAAGAAAGATGTTGCCCGGAAACTGATTTCACAGATTTCTTCGGTCAAGGAAAATTTTGACGGCGTCATCCTCTCGGATTACGCTAAAGGATTATTGTCGGAAGATTTCATTCAGGAAATGCTGAATCTGTTCAAAAACAAGCCGGTTATCATCGATCCGAAGGGCTTTAATTATCGGAAATATCACGGCGCGACGACAATCAAACCAAATTTTCGAGAATTCGCCGCCGCCATTCGCCATCCCGAATTGACCCAAGACGAGATGGACGACTATGCGCGAAAACTCGTGAAAGACCTAAACTTGAAAGGAATCGTCGTCACGCTCGGCGAAGACGGTGTTTACATTTTGAACGACAAATCCGAAAGCCTCCGGATTCCGACGAAAGCCAAAGAAGTCTATGATGTCAGCGGCGCGGGCGACACATTCATCGCCTCATTTACCGCCGGACTGATTTTATCCGGCGATTGGTTCACCGCCGCCAAAGCGGGAAATCTCGCTTCCGGAGTTGTCGTTGGAAAAATCGGCACGGCAACAACCACCATCGAAGAGATGTTCAATCATATCGATTTATACGGTTAG
- a CDS encoding glycogen synthase GlgA, with amino-acid sequence MNVLFVAAEVSPFSKVGGLGDVIGALPLALVEKGVSVKVVSPAYGAIDRTKFTFQETSVTFEIEIGGIPTKCSLLKWNPPEQNNLELYFVENEEFYSCKGIYTNQRGNPYINNPERFVLLQKCALKLITELNWIPDIIHCHDNHAALIPVYLKTLYAEEPIYQSIKTVLTIHNIAYQSVTSFDKKYVFGLPSYLFAPAEPMEWYDQINPLKAGIIFADVVTTVSQTHAQELMTNFTISAGLKGVLVSRKKPVVGILNGVDYSTWNPAFDPEIVINYSPKNLAGRRKNKQTLILETDLKNFMIEKPLIGIVSRLVEQKGIDLILEGINRMMAMDVGLILLGSGEEKYHTAFKDIAARFPGRVSVNFGYNNTMCHKILAGSDVFLMPSRYEPCGITQMLALKYGAVPVVHKTGGLADTIKPWNGQTGNGFLFDDYSVDSLLASLGNALGVFRNKSDWKTLMTNGMTEDFSWDKSSDEYLKVYEDILKA; translated from the coding sequence ATGAACGTTCTGTTTGTTGCGGCGGAAGTCAGTCCGTTCTCGAAAGTTGGCGGACTCGGCGATGTCATCGGCGCGTTGCCGTTGGCTTTGGTTGAAAAAGGCGTCTCGGTTAAAGTCGTCTCGCCTGCTTATGGCGCTATTGACCGGACAAAATTTACTTTTCAGGAAACCTCGGTGACATTCGAAATCGAAATCGGAGGTATCCCGACGAAATGTTCTCTGCTGAAATGGAATCCTCCTGAGCAAAATAATCTCGAATTATATTTTGTCGAAAATGAGGAATTTTACTCCTGTAAAGGTATTTATACCAATCAACGCGGAAATCCTTACATTAATAATCCGGAACGATTTGTACTTCTACAGAAATGCGCGCTGAAACTGATTACGGAACTTAATTGGATTCCTGACATCATTCACTGCCATGACAATCACGCCGCACTGATTCCGGTCTATTTAAAAACGCTCTATGCGGAAGAACCGATTTATCAATCCATTAAAACGGTTTTGACGATTCACAATATCGCTTATCAAAGCGTTACTTCCTTCGATAAAAAATATGTTTTTGGTCTTCCAAGTTACCTCTTTGCGCCGGCCGAACCGATGGAATGGTACGATCAGATCAATCCTTTAAAAGCCGGAATCATCTTTGCCGATGTCGTCACGACGGTTAGCCAAACGCATGCGCAGGAACTGATGACAAACTTCACGATTAGCGCTGGTTTGAAAGGCGTGTTGGTAAGTCGAAAGAAACCGGTTGTCGGAATTCTGAACGGCGTGGATTATTCGACATGGAATCCGGCTTTCGACCCGGAAATCGTCATCAATTACAGCCCTAAAAATCTTGCCGGACGACGGAAGAATAAACAAACGTTAATTCTTGAAACGGACTTAAAGAATTTCATGATCGAAAAACCATTGATCGGCATTGTCTCACGGCTTGTCGAGCAGAAAGGGATTGACCTGATTCTCGAAGGCATCAATCGAATGATGGCGATGGATGTCGGTCTGATCCTTTTGGGAAGCGGCGAGGAAAAATATCATACTGCTTTCAAAGACATTGCCGCGCGATTTCCCGGCAGAGTTTCCGTCAATTTCGGATACAACAATACGATGTGTCACAAAATCCTTGCGGGATCTGACGTTTTTCTGATGCCGTCCCGTTATGAACCCTGCGGAATCACACAGATGTTGGCGCTAAAGTACGGCGCGGTTCCCGTCGTTCATAAAACCGGCGGGCTTGCTGATACGATTAAACCGTGGAATGGTCAGACTGGAAACGGTTTCTTATTCGATGATTATTCTGTCGATTCGCTATTGGCGTCGCTTGGAAATGCGCTGGGCGTTTTTCGGAATAAATCCGACTGGAAAACGCTCATGACGAACGGAATGACCGAGGATTTCTCGTGGGATAAATCTTCGGATGAATATCTGAAAGTTTACGAAGATATTCTAAAAGCCTGA
- a CDS encoding RNA-binding protein, whose protein sequence is MNIYVGNLSPNVSEEELRSAFEAFGQVSTVSIIKDKFSGDPRGFAFVEMPTTAEAQAAISSLNGKELSNRALSVNEARPRSEGGHSGGGRSFGGGFGGGRPSGGGYRSSSGPRRGGRF, encoded by the coding sequence ATGAATATCTATGTAGGGAACTTATCGCCCAACGTCAGTGAAGAAGAACTGAGAAGCGCTTTCGAAGCGTTTGGACAGGTCTCAACCGTATCAATCATTAAAGACAAATTTTCCGGAGATCCGAGAGGATTTGCATTTGTTGAAATGCCGACAACTGCCGAAGCGCAGGCGGCAATCAGCAGTCTGAATGGTAAAGAGCTCAGCAATCGCGCTCTTTCTGTCAATGAAGCTCGTCCGCGCAGTGAAGGCGGTCATAGCGGCGGTGGCAGAAGTTTTGGCGGTGGTTTCGGTGGCGGTCGTCCCAGTGGCGGCGGCTACAGAAGCTCAAGCGGGCCCAGACGCGGCGGTCGTTTCTAA
- a CDS encoding laminarinase produces the protein MIIKKSFLLLFSFSVAIVAPSFGEKPPTRSGWKLIWHDEFHGTSIDPNNWNILLRETSKHGELQYYLPDEVYIENDCLRIRSRVRNFGSQKFTSGRVDTQGKCAPVYGRFEIRAKLPVGQGLWPAHWLYPQNRNWEMEQIMTAAVANGRERTIPEERPWYSEIDIMEFLGHEPNTVYGTLHFYTFDGQKRTSSGTWRGDCDYSKDFHFYALEWEPDSIRWYIDDKLIHASTVGIPHTPHYLILNTAIGGSWPGNPDSTNAFPQYHDIDYVRIYQRDGYFK, from the coding sequence ATGATAATTAAAAAGTCATTCCTATTACTATTCAGTTTTTCCGTGGCAATTGTTGCACCATCTTTCGGAGAAAAGCCGCCGACGCGTTCCGGCTGGAAACTCATCTGGCATGACGAATTTCATGGTACGTCAATCGACCCGAACAATTGGAATATTCTCCTTCGTGAAACCAGTAAACACGGCGAACTCCAATATTACCTTCCGGACGAAGTCTATATTGAAAACGACTGCCTCAGAATCCGAAGCCGCGTCCGGAACTTCGGCTCACAAAAATTCACCAGCGGCAGAGTGGATACACAGGGAAAATGCGCGCCGGTTTACGGCCGTTTCGAGATTCGCGCCAAACTACCCGTCGGTCAAGGACTCTGGCCGGCTCATTGGCTATATCCGCAAAACCGCAACTGGGAAATGGAGCAGATCATGACTGCCGCCGTAGCAAATGGCAGAGAACGAACCATTCCCGAAGAGCGACCTTGGTACAGCGAGATCGACATCATGGAATTTCTCGGTCACGAACCGAACACCGTTTATGGAACGCTTCATTTTTATACTTTCGACGGACAAAAACGAACGAGTTCGGGAACGTGGAGAGGCGACTGCGATTATTCAAAAGATTTTCATTTCTACGCGCTGGAGTGGGAGCCGGATTCGATTCGCTGGTATATCGATGATAAACTGATCCATGCCAGCACGGTCGGCATACCGCATACACCGCATTACCTGATCCTGAATACGGCCATCGGCGGCAGTTGGCCGGGCAACCCGGACTCGACGAACGCATTTCCGCAGTACCACGACATAGATTACGTGCGCATTTACCAACGCGACGGATATTTCAAGTAG
- a CDS encoding long-chain fatty acid--CoA ligase, giving the protein MFINNSEKTAIVWRDLRVSYRDLLSHIHFFASLFHDKKSGKVAIFSPNRPEWVYVFYAAWKNHCIAVPIDYLSSPDEVAYILNDCQPEVVFCAAETRDVLNQALEKVSHEVRVFVFEEQRYDLADYSPEEIDPLEMSETAAIIYTSGTTGSPKGVMLSFDNMLANIHAVSKEIPIFTPDRTVLALLPFHHVFPLLGSLIAPLYVGAKIAFSPSMVSQDIITTLNQNGVGIIIGVPRLYAAIRAGVMEKVNKSFAARTMFKLAKLVHSRAFSKTIFKKVHQGFGGKIEYLVSGGAKLDEDVAKDFKTLGFEMLEGFGMTEAAPMITFTRPGHWKIGSAGQPMPSCEVKILDGEIVARGRNIMQGYYHRPEETNEVLWEGWLHTGDLGNISRKGFVYITGRIKEIIVLSNGENINPEEIEKKIYGLSDLVAEVGVFAKNDTLMACILPDFKKMSDRGIVAIDELFRWEVIDKYNRGVASSKKITKFFLVKEELPKTRLGKVQRYKLALQADFGYKRREEHQAEPDYEEYHVIHDYLSEQTKEAVHPDDHFEIDLVLDSLDKISFQTFLQTTFGINIKEDILLNYPTVEKLSQYMKEKKNKLTVEAVKWAEIFREKVDLKLPRSWFTQCLLKDMSKFLFKLYFRFKGEGTENIPNGPFIIASNHQSFIDGLFVAAFLKRKVFKNTYFYAKEKHVRNRFVRAFANRNNVIILDINRDLKQSLQKLAAVLRDGKNIIIFPEGTRTHTGKLREFKKSFAILSWELNVPVVPVSIKGAFEALPSGSLFPRPWKKIRVKFHRPIYPGNLDYESLSNAVYNQLAAEIG; this is encoded by the coding sequence TTGTTTATTAATAATTCTGAAAAAACCGCTATTGTCTGGCGCGACTTACGTGTCAGTTACCGCGATCTCCTGAGCCACATCCATTTTTTCGCGTCGCTTTTCCATGATAAAAAATCCGGTAAAGTGGCGATTTTCTCTCCCAATCGTCCTGAATGGGTGTACGTTTTTTACGCCGCGTGGAAAAATCACTGCATCGCCGTGCCGATCGATTATCTCTCCTCGCCGGATGAAGTGGCATACATTTTAAATGATTGCCAACCGGAAGTCGTTTTTTGTGCGGCGGAGACGCGAGATGTTTTGAATCAGGCTCTCGAAAAAGTGAGCCATGAAGTTCGCGTTTTTGTTTTTGAAGAACAACGTTACGATCTCGCCGATTATTCTCCGGAAGAAATTGATCCGCTCGAAATGTCTGAAACGGCGGCTATTATTTATACGTCTGGTACGACCGGCTCGCCGAAAGGCGTGATGCTTTCTTTCGACAACATGCTGGCGAATATCCATGCCGTTTCGAAAGAAATCCCGATTTTTACACCCGACCGAACTGTTTTGGCATTACTGCCATTTCATCATGTCTTTCCGTTATTGGGCTCGCTGATCGCGCCGTTGTACGTAGGCGCAAAAATTGCCTTTTCCCCGTCGATGGTTTCGCAGGATATCATCACAACACTGAATCAAAACGGTGTTGGAATCATCATTGGCGTTCCGAGATTGTACGCCGCGATCCGCGCAGGCGTTATGGAAAAGGTCAACAAAAGTTTTGCCGCCCGGACGATGTTCAAACTGGCGAAACTCGTGCATTCGCGCGCATTTTCGAAAACGATATTTAAGAAGGTGCATCAGGGATTTGGCGGAAAAATCGAATATTTGGTAAGCGGCGGCGCGAAATTAGATGAAGACGTCGCAAAAGATTTCAAAACGCTTGGATTTGAAATGCTGGAAGGTTTTGGAATGACAGAAGCCGCGCCGATGATCACTTTTACCCGTCCGGGACACTGGAAAATCGGATCCGCCGGACAGCCGATGCCTAGTTGCGAGGTCAAAATTCTCGATGGTGAAATTGTGGCTCGCGGACGTAACATCATGCAAGGATATTATCACCGACCGGAGGAGACAAACGAAGTTCTTTGGGAAGGCTGGTTGCACACCGGCGATCTCGGCAATATTAGTAGAAAGGGATTCGTTTATATCACGGGACGCATCAAAGAAATTATAGTTCTGTCAAACGGGGAAAATATCAATCCCGAAGAGATCGAAAAGAAGATTTACGGACTTTCCGATCTGGTGGCTGAGGTCGGCGTTTTCGCAAAAAATGACACGCTCATGGCTTGCATTTTACCGGATTTCAAGAAAATGTCCGACCGCGGAATCGTTGCTATCGATGAATTGTTTCGATGGGAAGTCATCGACAAGTACAACCGCGGGGTTGCATCGTCTAAAAAAATAACAAAATTCTTTCTCGTGAAGGAAGAACTGCCTAAGACGCGACTCGGGAAAGTTCAGCGCTATAAACTTGCTTTACAGGCAGATTTCGGTTACAAGCGTCGGGAGGAACATCAGGCCGAGCCGGATTACGAAGAATATCATGTCATCCACGACTATCTGAGCGAACAAACGAAAGAAGCCGTTCATCCGGACGACCATTTCGAGATCGATCTGGTGCTGGATTCTTTGGACAAGATCAGTTTCCAGACGTTTTTACAGACAACTTTCGGCATTAACATCAAGGAAGACATTCTGCTCAATTATCCGACCGTTGAGAAACTTTCGCAATATATGAAGGAAAAGAAAAATAAACTGACGGTCGAAGCAGTTAAGTGGGCAGAGATTTTTCGCGAGAAAGTCGATCTGAAACTCCCGCGCAGTTGGTTTACCCAGTGTCTTCTGAAGGATATGTCGAAATTCTTGTTCAAACTTTATTTTCGGTTTAAGGGCGAAGGTACGGAGAATATCCCGAACGGTCCGTTCATCATCGCGTCGAATCACCAGAGTTTTATCGATGGTCTCTTCGTGGCGGCTTTTCTCAAACGGAAGGTTTTCAAAAATACCTATTTTTATGCCAAGGAAAAGCATGTCCGCAACCGTTTCGTGCGGGCTTTTGCTAACCGTAACAACGTCATTATCCTCGATATTAACCGCGATTTAAAGCAGTCGCTTCAGAAACTCGCGGCCGTTTTGAGAGACGGAAAAAACATCATTATCTTCCCGGAAGGTACGAGGACGCATACCGGTAAATTGAGGGAATTTAAAAAATCATTTGCCATTTTAAGCTGGGAACTCAACGTCCCTGTCGTGCCGGTTTCGATTAAAGGCGCTTTCGAAGCGTTGCCCAGTGGATCGCTTTTCCCGCGTCCGTGGAAAAAAATCCGGGTGAAATTCCACCGACCTATTTATCCGGGAAATTTGGATTACGAATCGCTATCAAACGCAGTCTATAATCAACTGGCGGCGGAAATTGGGTAA
- a CDS encoding S-methyl-5'-thioadenosine phosphorylase, producing the protein MQYKLGIIGGTGIYDLEGIKVRERVLPDTPYGKASGEFIIGELYGKEVVFLPRHGKGHHIAPTFINYRANIYGMKRLGVTHLISISAVGSFKDELNPGSIVFVDQYVDRTKERVHDTFFDEGVAVHIAFADPVCPSLHAKLIEIAKELGIDYAPWGTYLNIEGPAFSTRAESRLYRSWGMDVIGMTSLYEAKLAREAEMHFAPIAQVTDCDSWKEESVDVAVVLGNLGKALTITRAVIRKFIEEFPYPASSCACETALRGALVTDPAVIPDLLKKKYELLLNKYL; encoded by the coding sequence ATGCAATATAAATTAGGAATCATTGGCGGAACGGGAATATACGACTTGGAAGGCATCAAGGTCCGAGAGCGCGTCTTGCCCGACACGCCTTACGGAAAAGCGTCCGGCGAATTTATCATCGGCGAACTGTACGGCAAAGAAGTCGTCTTCCTCCCGCGCCACGGAAAAGGGCATCACATTGCGCCGACGTTTATCAATTACCGCGCGAATATTTACGGAATGAAACGCCTTGGGGTTACACATCTGATTTCCATTTCGGCGGTCGGAAGTTTTAAGGACGAGTTGAATCCCGGCTCGATTGTCTTTGTCGATCAGTACGTTGACCGGACGAAGGAGCGCGTTCACGACACATTTTTCGATGAAGGCGTCGCGGTTCACATCGCATTCGCCGATCCGGTTTGCCCATCGCTTCATGCAAAACTGATTGAAATCGCAAAAGAACTTGGCATTGATTATGCGCCATGGGGAACTTATCTGAACATCGAAGGACCGGCATTTTCAACGCGTGCCGAATCCCGGCTTTACCGCTCGTGGGGAATGGATGTAATCGGCATGACAAGTCTTTATGAGGCGAAATTAGCAAGAGAAGCCGAAATGCATTTTGCGCCGATAGCGCAGGTGACGGATTGCGACAGTTGGAAGGAAGAATCCGTCGATGTCGCCGTCGTTTTGGGTAATTTGGGAAAGGCATTAACGATCACGCGTGCGGTCATCAGAAAATTTATCGAAGAATTTCCCTATCCGGCAAGTTCCTGCGCCTGCGAAACCGCTTTGCGGGGAGCGCTCGTCACCGATCCGGCGGTCATTCCCGATTTGCTAAAAAAGAAATACGAATTATTGTTGAATAAATATCTTTAA
- a CDS encoding isoleucine--tRNA ligase — protein MIKKVPPTVDFIALEHEMLDFWEKNRVFDKLVNQNSNADRWSFIDGPITANNPMGVHHAWGRTLKDIFHRYKAMNGFRTRYQNGFDCQGLWVEVEVEKELGFKSKRDIETYGIENFVNKCKERVRKYSKIQTEQSIRLGYWMDWDNSYYTMSDENNYTIWLFLKKCHENGWIYKGHDVMPWCTRCGAALSEHEIATEGYKEITHTSVTVRFPLMNRENEYLLVWTTTPWTLTSNTAAAVHPEIIYLKVRQGTDFYYLIEGREKEVMKGEFSIEAKITGKEMLGWKFHGPFDELPAQKNVQHVVIPWEEVTETEGTGIVHIAPGCGQEDHALGVQFNLSTIAPLDEFGNYIEGFDWLTGRNVDSITKDILKDLDQKGIKYRADAYTHRYPICWRHGTELIFRLVDEWFISMDGARQDMIDVTKKIRWIPEYGLTHELDWLKNMHDWMISKKRYWGLALPIYECPSCKHVTVIGSQEELKERAVEGWAEFEGHSPHRPWIDAVKIRCEKCGEIVSRIPDVGNPWLDAGIVPYSTLHYTTNRSYWEEWFPADFICESLPGQFRNWFYSILAMSTVLEKREPFRTILGHALVKDEQGKDMHKSAGNAIWFEEAAEKMGVDVMRWLYADHNPVNNLNFGYHIAQDFRKHIITLWNSYSFFATYAELDHFSPEKNRVEIKDLSELDRWLLARLNLLIRDARREFDNFATQKVMATIDEFLEVLSNWYIRRSRRRFWKSEDDKDKWAAYQTLYQALKGLILVLAPVIPFVTESIYQNLVRGLEPSAPESIHLDKFPVADESLIDDNLLCKIDSVVKIVEMGRAARNKANLKVRQPLQKIIVKLPKSVSPDEILLLSGQILEELNIKAVELTQNDSALFIVTIKPNFASLGVKYGKSMEEIQTAIRALNPDETYKKVESGIPIELKLSDRIITLTKDELIVERKDVEGFSGVADGEYSVGIDTRLTEDLIQEGLVRDFIRHVQTMRKEADFRVEDRIRITFSAPEEIGIALAEFEEYLKNETLANQVQSTYFQGEFEKELKIGNHVVHISISRLN, from the coding sequence GTGATCAAGAAGGTTCCGCCAACGGTTGACTTTATCGCGTTGGAACATGAAATGCTCGATTTTTGGGAAAAAAATCGAGTTTTCGACAAATTGGTCAATCAGAATTCGAACGCAGATCGGTGGTCTTTCATCGACGGACCGATCACCGCAAACAATCCGATGGGCGTTCATCATGCGTGGGGACGAACGCTGAAAGATATTTTTCACCGCTACAAAGCGATGAACGGTTTCCGCACACGCTATCAAAATGGCTTTGACTGTCAGGGATTATGGGTCGAGGTCGAAGTCGAGAAGGAACTTGGATTCAAATCCAAACGCGATATCGAAACTTACGGCATCGAAAATTTCGTCAATAAATGCAAAGAACGGGTACGGAAATATTCCAAAATCCAGACCGAACAATCAATCCGGTTGGGTTATTGGATGGATTGGGATAATTCGTACTACACCATGTCCGACGAAAACAACTATACGATCTGGTTATTCTTAAAAAAATGCCACGAGAACGGATGGATTTATAAAGGACATGATGTGATGCCATGGTGCACGCGTTGCGGTGCCGCGCTTTCCGAACACGAAATCGCCACCGAAGGCTACAAGGAAATAACGCACACCAGCGTCACTGTCCGATTTCCGCTGATGAATCGCGAAAACGAATATCTGTTAGTCTGGACGACAACACCATGGACGCTGACATCGAATACCGCCGCCGCGGTTCACCCAGAAATAATTTACCTAAAAGTTCGTCAGGGAACGGATTTTTATTACCTAATCGAAGGTCGCGAAAAAGAGGTGATGAAAGGTGAATTTTCTATCGAAGCCAAAATCACCGGCAAAGAAATGCTCGGCTGGAAATTCCACGGACCATTCGACGAATTGCCCGCTCAAAAAAACGTCCAGCATGTCGTCATCCCGTGGGAAGAAGTGACTGAAACCGAAGGCACCGGCATTGTCCATATCGCACCCGGATGCGGCCAGGAAGACCACGCGCTCGGCGTTCAGTTTAACCTTTCCACGATTGCGCCGCTCGATGAATTCGGTAATTACATCGAAGGCTTCGACTGGTTGACCGGCAGAAACGTCGATTCGATTACCAAGGATATTTTGAAGGACCTTGACCAAAAAGGAATTAAATACCGCGCCGATGCTTACACGCACCGCTATCCGATTTGCTGGCGCCACGGAACAGAACTGATCTTCCGTCTGGTTGATGAATGGTTCATTTCAATGGATGGCGCCCGGCAGGACATGATCGACGTTACGAAGAAAATCCGCTGGATTCCCGAATACGGTTTGACGCACGAACTCGACTGGCTGAAAAACATGCACGATTGGATGATCTCTAAAAAAAGATATTGGGGTTTGGCGCTTCCGATCTATGAATGTCCTTCCTGCAAACATGTCACAGTCATCGGGAGCCAAGAAGAATTGAAAGAACGCGCCGTTGAAGGTTGGGCGGAATTTGAAGGTCATTCGCCGCATCGTCCGTGGATTGATGCCGTGAAAATCAGATGCGAAAAGTGCGGCGAAATCGTCAGCCGAATTCCCGACGTTGGAAATCCATGGTTAGACGCCGGAATCGTTCCATATTCAACGCTTCATTATACGACGAATCGTTCTTATTGGGAAGAATGGTTTCCCGCCGATTTTATCTGCGAATCCCTGCCGGGACAGTTCCGGAACTGGTTCTATTCAATTTTGGCAATGAGCACGGTTCTGGAAAAACGCGAGCCTTTCCGCACAATTCTCGGTCATGCGCTGGTCAAAGATGAGCAGGGCAAAGACATGCACAAGAGCGCTGGCAATGCGATCTGGTTCGAGGAAGCCGCCGAGAAAATGGGCGTAGATGTCATGCGATGGCTTTACGCCGATCATAATCCAGTCAATAATTTGAACTTTGGTTATCATATTGCGCAGGATTTTCGGAAACACATCATCACGCTCTGGAATTCCTACTCGTTTTTTGCGACTTACGCGGAACTCGATCATTTTTCACCCGAGAAAAACCGTGTAGAAATAAAAGATTTGAGCGAACTCGACCGCTGGCTGTTGGCGCGGTTGAATTTACTGATCCGCGACGCCCGAAGAGAATTCGATAATTTCGCGACGCAGAAAGTCATGGCGACCATCGACGAATTTCTGGAAGTTTTATCCAACTGGTACATTCGCAGAAGCCGCCGCAGATTCTGGAAATCGGAAGACGATAAAGATAAATGGGCGGCTTATCAAACGCTCTATCAGGCGCTGAAAGGTTTGATTCTTGTGTTGGCGCCGGTCATTCCGTTCGTTACGGAATCCATCTATCAGAATTTGGTGCGCGGACTCGAACCGTCGGCTCCTGAAAGCATTCATCTTGACAAATTTCCTGTTGCCGACGAATCGTTGATCGACGATAACCTGCTTTGCAAAATTGATTCGGTTGTCAAAATCGTCGAGATGGGACGCGCCGCCCGCAATAAAGCGAATTTAAAAGTCCGCCAACCACTACAAAAAATTATTGTTAAATTGCCGAAAAGCGTGTCGCCAGATGAAATTCTCCTGCTATCAGGGCAGATTCTTGAAGAATTGAACATCAAAGCCGTCGAATTAACGCAAAATGACAGCGCGCTTTTTATTGTCACCATCAAACCCAATTTTGCATCACTGGGCGTGAAGTACGGAAAGTCGATGGAAGAAATCCAGACAGCCATCCGGGCGCTGAATCCGGACGAGACATACAAAAAGGTAGAAAGCGGCATTCCGATTGAACTTAAACTGTCTGATCGTATAATCACGCTCACGAAAGACGAATTGATCGTTGAAAGAAAAGACGTCGAAGGATTTTCAGGCGTTGCCGATGGCGAATATTCCGTTGGCATCGATACGCGGTTGACAGAAGACTTGATCCAAGAAGGCTTGGTGCGCGATTTTATACGCCACGTCCAAACGATGCGTAAAGAAGCCGATTTTCGAGTAGAAGATCGCATCCGGATCACATTTTCTGCCCCGGAAGAGATCGGCATCGCACTGGCGGAATTTGAAGAATATCTGAAAAATGAGACTCTTGCTAATCAAGTCCAAAGTACGTATTTTCAGGGTGAATTTGAGAAGGAATTGAAAATTGGAAATCATGTAGTTCACATTTCGATCAGTCGGTTGAACTAA
- a CDS encoding transcriptional regulator, producing the protein MQENVKVNKWGQEDLDYFKALILRKREETIKEIKRLESTTVNDNTRQDSTTLDSTYSYHMADVGTDSDEREKAFLWLSRANKYLTYLNQALERIKNGEYGVCIECGELIPKERLEEVPHTQHCVKCKNKPKG; encoded by the coding sequence ATGCAGGAGAATGTAAAAGTGAACAAATGGGGTCAAGAAGACCTCGATTATTTTAAAGCGTTGATTCTGAGAAAACGGGAAGAAACGATCAAGGAAATAAAACGGCTGGAATCTACTACGGTCAATGATAATACGCGGCAGGACAGCACAACGCTTGACTCGACCTATTCATATCATATGGCGGATGTCGGGACCGACTCGGATGAACGCGAAAAAGCCTTTCTCTGGCTCTCTCGCGCAAACAAGTATCTGACCTATTTGAATCAGGCGTTGGAACGCATCAAAAACGGCGAGTACGGCGTCTGTATTGAATGTGGCGAATTGATCCCGAAGGAACGTCTCGAGGAAGTTCCTCACACTCAGCACTGCGTCAAATGCAAAAATAAACCCAAGGGTTAA